The following coding sequences lie in one Bacillus sp. 2205SS5-2 genomic window:
- a CDS encoding YigZ family protein, with amino-acid sequence MLASYLSVAGYGEHEITIQKSRFITYVDRAETEDAAQEFIESIKKKHWNASHNCSAYMIGDRNQIQKANDDGEPSGTAGVPMLEVLKKRDLKDTVVVVTRYFGGIKLGGGGLIRAYGRATTEGLNATGIVERRLTQIMKVKIDYSWLGKVENEVRTSSYQLKEIHYFELVEVEVFVEEAAKEDFIDWITEITNGQAFLKTGELLYHETTII; translated from the coding sequence ATGCTTGCGAGCTATTTATCAGTTGCCGGGTACGGAGAACATGAAATCACGATTCAAAAGTCTAGATTTATCACCTATGTGGATCGAGCAGAAACCGAAGATGCTGCCCAAGAATTTATTGAAAGCATTAAGAAAAAACATTGGAATGCGAGTCATAATTGCTCAGCCTATATGATCGGCGACCGCAATCAGATTCAAAAAGCCAATGACGACGGCGAACCAAGTGGCACAGCGGGTGTTCCTATGCTTGAAGTATTAAAAAAGCGAGATCTCAAAGATACGGTTGTTGTCGTAACCCGTTACTTTGGGGGAATTAAGCTTGGGGGTGGTGGCCTGATCCGCGCATATGGACGTGCGACAACCGAGGGATTAAATGCGACTGGGATTGTGGAAAGGCGCCTAACGCAAATTATGAAAGTAAAGATAGATTACTCCTGGCTTGGCAAGGTAGAGAATGAAGTTAGGACATCTAGCTATCAATTGAAAGAAATACATTATTTCGAACTTGTCGAGGTAGAGGTATTTGTCGAAGAAGCGGCTAAAGAGGATTTTATTGATTGGATTACGGAGATTACAAATGGTCAAGCATTTCTAAAAACAGGTGAATTACTCTATCATGAAACCACCATCATTTAG
- a CDS encoding glycosyltransferase family 4 protein yields MYSLSDFIFAFAISLVVSLVVTPLVIKFAIKYGFVDKPDYRKVHKSLMPRIGGLSIVIGATAGLIYLNKLIPLLWPVILGGGIILVVGILDDKYTLSPKAKLIGQILAACIVVFADFKIDFITLPFVSERIYLGNFSYLFGIFWIVGITNAINLIDGLDGLAGGVSVIAMTSIMTLAALSGQYIVVALTIILIGSTIGFLFFNFHPAKIFMGDTGALFLGYCISIISLLGLYKSVTIFSLIVPIIILAIPIFDTFFAIIRRILNKQKISAPDKSHLHHRLLELGFSHKETVLIIYAIGAFFGLCAILFSRSTLWGAVLFIGVLVVIIQLTAEIVGLIGKHKPLINTMKKIRER; encoded by the coding sequence ATGTACTCTCTAAGTGATTTTATTTTTGCTTTTGCCATTTCCTTGGTTGTTTCCCTGGTAGTGACTCCATTAGTAATTAAATTCGCTATTAAATATGGATTTGTTGATAAGCCTGATTATCGTAAAGTTCATAAAAGTCTTATGCCACGAATAGGCGGTCTCTCGATTGTTATTGGGGCGACAGCCGGTTTAATTTATTTGAATAAACTAATCCCCTTATTGTGGCCAGTTATACTTGGCGGGGGAATCATATTAGTTGTTGGTATCCTTGATGATAAGTATACTTTATCTCCAAAAGCAAAACTTATCGGGCAAATTCTTGCTGCTTGTATTGTCGTTTTTGCTGATTTTAAAATCGACTTCATTACATTGCCCTTTGTTTCTGAGCGAATTTACTTAGGAAATTTCAGTTATCTATTCGGGATTTTCTGGATTGTAGGAATTACAAATGCGATAAACCTCATTGATGGATTAGATGGACTAGCTGGTGGTGTTTCCGTTATAGCCATGACGTCCATTATGACGCTTGCTGCTTTGAGTGGTCAGTATATCGTTGTAGCGCTAACTATTATACTAATCGGTAGTACGATTGGATTTCTATTCTTTAATTTTCACCCTGCAAAAATATTCATGGGGGACACTGGCGCCTTATTTTTAGGTTACTGTATCTCGATTATCTCGCTTTTAGGCTTGTATAAAAGTGTGACGATTTTCAGTTTAATTGTACCAATCATTATTTTGGCAATACCTATTTTTGATACTTTCTTTGCGATCATTAGACGCATACTAAATAAACAAAAAATTTCTGCACCTGATAAATCGCATCTGCATCATCGCTTATTAGAACTAGGATTTTCTCATAAAGAAACGGTATTAATTATTTACGCAATTGGTGCATTTTTCGGATTATGTGCGATTCTTTTCTCCCGATCTACCTTATGGGGCGCAGTTCTCTTTATCGGTGTGTTAGTTGTTATAATTCAATTAACAGCCGAAATAGTAGGACTTATTGGGAAGCATAAACCGTTAATCAACACAATGAAGAAAATTCGTGAAAGATAA
- a CDS encoding cell wall-binding repeat-containing protein, producing the protein MLKKALSLVICSMVILLMLSPNNALAEGQPISVKLHNYVGNVSNISFNITGSYQVADTDVFIEPTDNYSVKVESGKLTLYKGSKVVKKFDQSLSLVPSVTNSRDSYVTLLDKYHTSYLGEVEFTVEYKQYVRPINHINLEDYLKGVVPAEMYASWGSNGGMEALKAQSVAARTYVLRKGAWTIDDTQSNQVYKGLKQGANTSVEMYKPYTNLSVNETQGEVLKSGSSYVNALYSSSNGGKILSNKNTWGTDLVSYFQTKTDPYDHKISPFLDWSYTIHKQQLNLEDLDLNKPETWWDQQKEKDATIISNIKSRLKSKNYISDTSEIKIVDITEISFDKQSTNFSSNDVLSGKISFTYLEKNKDAYSKDEDGKIELKQKTINDTAYNLRFMIGTSIMKSPYIKSVDNKDASNAFTIKGAGFGHGVGMSQYGAYQMSKEGHDFEKILNFYYPKTTVTRELDINNYSHSLQGKDRYETSTSVSSYGWENRSKAVIIGRGDLSIDALTGSVLAKKYNSPLLLTSSSNLPSSVLEELKRLQPENVYILGGVSAVSSKAENQIKELSFLNDQNIVRVSGADRYETAVKVANEINNTQEVFVVTKDEKSPDALSIASYASMMQIPILYTTKESLHESVSSYIQKHDINKVNIIGGTSAVSANVENQLKKLSTVVTRVSGKDRYETSMEIADQYSQIFEGNTLFFARGEVFIDALPASSLAATMKSPLILTQKDQLPSSVESWLNKRSTLPDVYFLGGSGAISNEVRENVMSVLTK; encoded by the coding sequence ATGTTGAAAAAAGCTCTCTCGTTAGTCATTTGTTCTATGGTCATCCTTTTGATGCTTTCTCCAAATAACGCTCTTGCGGAAGGTCAGCCAATATCTGTTAAGCTTCATAATTACGTTGGAAACGTATCCAATATTTCTTTCAACATTACCGGGAGTTATCAAGTGGCGGATACCGATGTTTTTATTGAACCTACCGATAATTATTCTGTAAAAGTTGAATCTGGAAAACTGACACTCTATAAAGGTAGCAAAGTTGTGAAAAAGTTTGACCAAAGTCTATCATTGGTTCCGTCGGTTACGAACTCAAGGGATAGCTATGTTACGCTACTAGATAAATACCATACATCCTATTTAGGTGAAGTAGAATTTACAGTAGAATATAAGCAATATGTCAGACCGATTAATCATATTAACCTTGAAGACTACTTAAAAGGGGTTGTACCAGCTGAAATGTATGCTTCATGGGGAAGCAATGGAGGCATGGAGGCGTTAAAGGCACAATCTGTTGCCGCAAGAACCTATGTATTGAGAAAAGGTGCTTGGACGATAGATGATACTCAGTCTAATCAGGTGTATAAAGGATTAAAACAAGGTGCAAATACCTCTGTAGAAATGTATAAGCCCTATACAAACCTTTCAGTGAACGAAACGCAAGGAGAAGTATTAAAGAGTGGTTCAAGTTATGTTAATGCCCTATATTCTTCATCTAATGGAGGGAAAATCCTTTCTAACAAGAATACTTGGGGAACGGATTTAGTCTCCTACTTTCAAACTAAAACAGATCCATATGATCATAAAATATCTCCATTTCTTGACTGGAGCTATACCATTCACAAGCAACAACTAAATCTGGAAGATCTAGATTTAAATAAACCAGAAACTTGGTGGGATCAACAGAAGGAAAAAGATGCTACTATCATTTCAAATATTAAATCTAGATTGAAAAGCAAAAACTATATCAGTGATACGAGCGAAATAAAGATTGTTGATATTACAGAAATTTCTTTTGATAAGCAATCGACAAATTTCTCCTCAAATGATGTATTATCAGGAAAAATCAGTTTTACTTATTTAGAGAAAAATAAGGATGCATATAGTAAAGATGAAGATGGCAAGATTGAACTGAAACAAAAAACAATCAACGATACAGCCTATAATCTTCGCTTTATGATTGGTACATCCATTATGAAAAGTCCATATATTAAGAGCGTTGACAACAAAGATGCTAGCAACGCATTTACAATAAAAGGAGCAGGATTCGGTCATGGGGTTGGTATGAGCCAATATGGGGCTTATCAAATGTCAAAAGAAGGCCATGACTTTGAAAAGATTTTGAATTTTTACTACCCCAAGACAACAGTTACAAGAGAGTTAGATATAAATAATTACTCTCACAGCTTACAAGGTAAAGATCGTTATGAGACGAGTACAAGTGTTTCTAGCTATGGTTGGGAAAATAGATCAAAGGCAGTCATTATTGGAAGAGGAGATTTATCCATCGATGCATTAACGGGTAGCGTCTTGGCAAAAAAATATAACTCTCCTTTATTGTTAACGTCATCTAGTAATCTACCATCAAGCGTTCTGGAAGAATTAAAACGTCTTCAACCAGAGAATGTGTATATTTTAGGTGGTGTATCAGCTGTTAGCTCGAAAGCTGAGAATCAAATAAAAGAGCTCTCCTTTCTTAATGACCAGAACATTGTCCGCGTAAGTGGAGCGGATAGGTACGAAACAGCCGTTAAGGTTGCAAATGAAATTAATAACACTCAGGAAGTATTTGTTGTAACAAAAGATGAAAAATCACCAGATGCTTTATCAATTGCTTCTTATGCAAGTATGATGCAAATTCCTATTCTTTATACGACAAAGGAATCCCTACATGAAAGTGTTTCTTCATATATTCAAAAGCATGATATTAATAAAGTGAACATCATTGGCGGCACATCGGCTGTTTCTGCCAATGTTGAGAATCAATTGAAAAAATTGTCTACAGTAGTAACAAGAGTGTCTGGAAAAGACCGCTATGAGACAAGCATGGAGATTGCTGATCAATATAGTCAAATTTTTGAAGGGAATACGCTGTTCTTTGCCCGGGGAGAAGTCTTCATTGATGCCTTACCAGCGTCTTCTCTAGCTGCAACGATGAAGTCTCCACTAATTTTAACCCAAAAGGATCAGTTACCAAGTAGTGTAGAGTCCTGGTTAAATAAAAGATCGACTCTTCCTGATGTATATTTCTTGGGTGGATCTGGAGCCATTTCAAACGAAGTACGTGAAAATGTAATGAGTGTCTTAACAAAGTAA